In the Oncorhynchus keta strain PuntledgeMale-10-30-2019 chromosome 16, Oket_V2, whole genome shotgun sequence genome, AACACCTCCTTCCAGTCAGCGAAGGATTTCTTCACGAACAGGCGAGCGCAGGCGTAGCCATTTTTAGTGTAGAGTTGCAGACTGGCATCGTAGCCTTTCACGACAATGGGAATCAAACCGTCCGCATCGTCAAATTCCGCACCTCTCCAGACTTCCCTGTCGTTCATGTCCCAGAGAGATTTCCCTTTAAGTAGCCTGACCTGAAGACCGGGGTTCAGGGCCACGGAAACGTCTGAGGTTCCAGATGTGTCGTTGCCGACGGAGGACTCAGCTAGTTTGGTCGTACTAGCATCGTCCTTGAAAAGCCCCACCACCATGTAACGGTCCATGATGGACTTTGGTAGGTTGCTCCAACTCATTTTCAGGTAGCCGTTCTCAGCTGGTTTGACGTCAAGCCTCAGCGGGTGACAATCGTCCTCAGTCTTCATTTCCACCATCTGAAGCCTTTGGAATCGGACCGACTTTGCGGAACAGACTTGAAATTCGGGTGTCGGGCACGTTTGATATCCTGATTGCGTCAGAAATGCCTCCAGACCGGCCAATGTGTTGTTCCTTCCTCTGACCATCTGTAACGTCTGAATTTCTCGTAAGAGGTCGAAGCCAATTCTATTCGTGTGATTTGGATCAAAGGAATTCACTTGGTTGTCATTGAGAGGATACATTTGAGTGACAAAGACCTCGTCCAACCTGAACTGATTTGACCCATTGGCCCGGGCAACCCTGACAATCATCCGATCCCTGTTTCTGTTCCCCGACTTCAGTGAGTTGTAGTAGTTTTGAGTGATATACTCAGGCAAGGCCCAAGATTTAGCCTTACTGATATCCCCCACTGCATAGTAAGCTTGCCTCTTTGGATCGGTCAGAGCTGGGAGGAAACTGTCGTTATTATTGAAGTAACCAAAGCCATAGTCACCTCTGGCTGGATCGAAATGGGTTtggatgatgtcatggctt is a window encoding:
- the LOC127907926 gene encoding uncharacterized protein LOC127907926 yields the protein MASHTLFCCSLLLLFLYTASTFPTIDTIRDLRGIWYGNIFPRHGLHLLYWFVDQSEIDKSHDIIQTHFDPARGDYGFGYFNNNDSFLPALTDPKRQAYYAVGDISKAKSWALPEYITQNYYNSLKSGNRNRDRMIVRVARANGSNQFRLDEVFVTQMYPLNDNQVNSFDPNHTNRIGFDLLREIQTLQMVRGRNNTLAGLEAFLTQSGYQTCPTPEFQVCSAKSVRFQRLQMVEMKTEDDCHPLRLDVKPAENGYLKMSWSNLPKSIMDRYMVVGLFKDDASTTKLAESSVGNDTSGTSDVSVALNPGLQVRLLKGKSLWDMNDREVWRGAEFDDADGLIPIVVKGYDASLQLYTKNGYACARLFVKKSFADWKEVFNYSWVGFYSANSVNNNEYQTFQWAGSFTKEISSEEIPEYDVYVYESSMAISPGAQARFMLSKYNEVARTVAWESQP